A window of Phocoena phocoena chromosome 6, mPhoPho1.1, whole genome shotgun sequence contains these coding sequences:
- the POLR3D gene encoding DNA-directed RNA polymerase III subunit RPC4, with translation MSEGDAAGEPSAPGGPRPLLSGARGLIGRRPAPSLTPGRLPSIRSRDLTLGGVKKKTFTPNIISRKVKEEPKEEVTVKKEKRDRDRDRQREGHGRGRGRPEVIQSHSIFEQGPAEMMKKKGNWDKTVDVSDMGPSHIINIKKEKRETDEETKQILRMLEKDDFIDDPGLRNDTRNMPVQLPLAHSGWLFKEENEEPDVKPWLAGSKEEDMEVDVPAVKVKEEPRDEEEEAKMKASSRAARKTPGLPKDVSVAELLRELSLTQEEELLFLQLPDSLPGQPPTQDVKPIKTEVQSEDGQVVVIKQEKDREARLAENACTLADLTEGQVGKLLIRKSGKVQLLLGKVTLDVTMGTTCSFLQELVSVGLGDSRTGDMTVLGHVKHKLVCSPNFESLLDHKHR, from the exons ATGTCAGAAGGAGACGCCGCGGGCGAGCCCAGTGCTCCAGGAGGGCCCCGACCCCTCCTTTCTGGGGCGCGGGGGCTTATCGGGCGGAGGCCGGCGCCTTCCCTCACCCCGGGCCGTCTTCCCTCCATCCGCTCCAGGGATCTCACCCTCGGGGGAGTCAAGAAG aAAACCTTCACCCCAAATATCATCAGTCGGAAGGTCAAGGAAGA GCCCAAGGAAGAAGTAACCGTCAAGAAGGAGAAGCGTGATAGGGATAGAGACCGACAGCGAGAGGGCCATGGACGGGGCCGGGGGCGCCCAGAAGTGATCCAGTCCCACTCTATCTTTGAGCAGGGCCCAGCTGAAATGATGAAGAAAAAGG GGAACTGGGATAAGACGGTGGATGTGTCGGACATGGGGCCCTCTCACATCATCAACATcaaaaaggagaagagggagacagatgaagaaacaaaacagattcTGCGTATGCTGGAGAAGGATGAT TTCATCGATGACCCTGGGCTGAGGAATGACACTCGAAATATGCCTGTGCAGCTGCCACTGGCTCACTCGGGCTGGCTTTTtaaggaagagaatgaagaacCAGATGTTAAACCTTGGCTGGCTGGCTCCAAGGAAGAGGACATGGAGGTGGACGTGCCTGCTGTGAAAG TGAAAGAGGAGCCACGAGATGAGGAAGAGGAGGCCAAGATGAAGGCTTCCTCCAGAGCAGCCAGGAAGACCCCGGGCCTCCCGAAGGACGTATCTGTGGCAGAGCTGCTCAGGGAGCTGAGCCTCACGCAGGAGGAAGAGCTGCTTTTCCTGCAGCTGCCAGACTCACTCCCTGGCCAGCCGCCCACTCAGGACGTCAAGCCTATCAAGACGGAGGTGCAGAGCGAGGACGGACAGGTGGTGGTTATAAAGCAGGAGAAAGACCGG GAAGCCAGGCTGGCAGAGAATGCTTGTACCCTGGCCGACCTGACAGAGGGTCAGGTCGGCAAGCTGCTCATCCGCAAGTCGGGGAAGGTGCAGCTCCTCCTGGGCAAGGTGACTCTGGACGTGACGATGGGGACCACCTGCTCTTTCCTGCAG GAGCTGGTGTCCGTGGGCCTTGGAGACAGTAGGACGGGTGACATGACGGTCCTGGGACACGTAAAGCACAAACTTGTATGTTCTCCCAATTTTGAATCCCTGTTGGATCACAAACACCGGTAA